In Blastopirellula sp. J2-11, a single genomic region encodes these proteins:
- a CDS encoding SIR2 family protein, protein MRIQTILTTNFDRLIEAAFTANDMALRVLPVSSKGSLPEPQTVASSNCIVKLHGEVQDTRADLTLDDEPSENDKENFVAYLTRGSGHLSRIRSNSESKRLLVVGYSGADHRCVQMIKNWLESGVEKPIVYWICFSQWDVEKVNALFSSSIYENRVRVTQSSRPDLILHELYQRLQLCLPPGGLTYEFSHVVPPRRQDAFDYKPSLVDSVLGNCRNHEDPIESARVLLSQSSSKNSARRLARDAGVLELKQMIVDAIEGKLNFFNENDYYTPISRSEMTKAELWTPKYRQNIGANDRTTQLNSGKRKEYDELLSGVNRPPIMIETAGGIVRGAALATDEITAKTFKRIFWMETQDYMDADGLLRDLLRSLAVRCGSFQSRHVTLHPLRESLITLPSSYESREIDGWEQRAKDISNHIIRVLAEYRLDATEIVVMLYGRDSYGTCSGIIPAPWFDPKQDEPENLKLRGFHCLIDALGRAGLTVIYFPLTRLRAARKHHFATDDGKGAPATWNWNITTSVGREDAAWDARRKEIDKWDRWAFDPFVPWNKTQTERDNKTQSGSLFRDMIQATLGRYFKFQNDDVTQEIQRDVKDRELIFLYAVTLFRHSRHINALCSEAVFHCPYRFNAYAVDNDFLRSEQVIRWISQLRDEHLFFNKPGGSLWMHRDTRLAIQHFLEQLDLSRFSGETREEKGNSRAPQGNRNLTSLRARLHFWIGDWYQKAFASSGHLTPIVESLHHRVMAATYSQFASYKGNQNHVDERLWDDEEKRSLVRYRVLLFESSLADAHKLVYMAWRALKLWQASSIKVSWLDEAHRQEIQVQLQESQLSILGLLENIEDAEEECAQLRCRLKRAAKRFDDGLYALASELRLEGGGTESRSTSPLATPVNSSLLPQVEKIESSGIQPKWDLVLDHGWSEINDPISASQKFEGKIKEAFGCLNNQADKDALDILQATIDIAHAAVQTSSDQSNQVNPAVNKLSVCKAKWKANFAQDPMALHHMVWLLGEYSYLMLRRAKLLYHANGRIQTEYWIRATIACNLGVDFCKHLPPWLHAFDLHSKVKLHTLYAVNLANIGRFFEASRHLNEAQALLSKLPSRSGADLAAIRLRRAEVLLTECVWTRPFLNPEAINPKAETSSSRQFQIVTYDKFAELLGGRNLILIDGDQAGGDWSELVVENAIQYFKEKYPNEPIRFVPARIAECLRKDRKYRTSPEDVTAAKGDKDAIIRHYSSLIDEAVALLEQAEECLSGASQSCLWWSRLHTLRLRAYGLLEPLGKRAAESILLRKQSSDQGIYESFQAALRIAQANPIRIFRTIRYFFHANKWHIDFESSSGPGDSTEPHTRLPDSYSLARSALEQLAIQVDVESNYKYQLAEAQGTPKKKKLEDFLAPDNSKSRRSNKENNTPPLHVAIVNLKREFAEFEQQFQRKK, encoded by the coding sequence ATGCGTATTCAAACGATCTTGACGACGAATTTCGACCGATTGATCGAAGCGGCGTTTACCGCCAATGATATGGCCCTACGAGTCCTGCCCGTCAGTTCAAAAGGGAGCTTGCCCGAACCGCAAACCGTCGCATCTAGCAACTGCATCGTAAAATTGCACGGAGAGGTCCAAGATACGCGGGCCGATCTTACGCTCGACGATGAGCCAAGCGAGAACGATAAGGAGAACTTCGTCGCCTATCTGACTCGCGGATCAGGACATCTAAGCCGCATTCGATCAAATTCTGAGTCGAAGCGGCTTTTGGTGGTCGGCTATTCCGGCGCCGACCATCGTTGCGTTCAAATGATTAAGAATTGGCTGGAATCGGGAGTCGAAAAGCCGATTGTGTATTGGATCTGCTTCTCACAATGGGATGTCGAAAAAGTAAATGCGCTGTTTAGCTCATCCATCTATGAGAATCGAGTCCGCGTAACGCAATCTTCGCGACCTGATTTAATCCTGCACGAACTTTATCAACGCTTGCAGCTTTGCCTTCCGCCCGGCGGCTTGACTTATGAGTTTTCACACGTCGTTCCACCCCGTCGTCAAGACGCGTTCGACTACAAGCCGAGCTTAGTGGACAGCGTCCTGGGAAACTGCCGAAATCATGAGGATCCGATAGAATCGGCTCGCGTCCTGCTTTCGCAATCATCTTCCAAGAATTCGGCCAGAAGGTTGGCGCGGGACGCCGGCGTTCTGGAATTGAAACAAATGATTGTCGACGCTATCGAAGGAAAGCTCAATTTCTTCAACGAGAACGACTACTACACTCCGATATCGCGTTCTGAAATGACGAAAGCGGAACTGTGGACTCCGAAATATCGACAGAACATAGGCGCCAACGACAGAACGACGCAATTGAACTCGGGGAAGCGTAAGGAATACGACGAGTTGCTGAGCGGCGTTAATCGTCCTCCAATTATGATCGAAACGGCCGGCGGAATTGTTCGTGGCGCCGCGCTTGCCACAGACGAGATTACCGCCAAGACTTTCAAACGCATCTTCTGGATGGAGACGCAAGACTATATGGACGCCGATGGACTGCTTCGCGATCTATTGCGCTCGCTGGCGGTACGATGCGGCAGCTTTCAGTCGCGTCACGTGACTCTTCATCCATTGCGAGAGTCGCTGATCACGCTTCCGTCCAGCTACGAAAGTCGGGAAATCGATGGTTGGGAACAAAGGGCGAAGGATATCAGCAATCATATTATACGCGTTCTCGCAGAATACCGACTGGATGCGACGGAAATTGTGGTCATGCTGTATGGTCGTGACTCATACGGAACCTGCTCAGGCATCATTCCTGCACCATGGTTTGATCCCAAACAAGACGAGCCAGAGAACCTAAAACTTCGCGGCTTCCACTGCCTTATTGACGCCCTGGGCAGAGCCGGCTTGACGGTGATCTATTTCCCGTTGACGAGGCTAAGAGCCGCACGAAAGCATCATTTTGCGACCGACGATGGCAAGGGGGCCCCCGCAACTTGGAATTGGAATATTACAACGTCAGTAGGACGCGAGGACGCGGCTTGGGATGCAAGACGCAAGGAGATCGACAAGTGGGATCGATGGGCTTTCGATCCCTTTGTGCCTTGGAACAAGACCCAAACGGAGCGCGATAACAAGACTCAATCGGGCAGCCTCTTTCGTGATATGATTCAGGCGACGCTAGGCAGATACTTTAAGTTTCAAAATGATGACGTAACGCAGGAAATTCAACGCGATGTCAAAGATCGAGAGTTAATATTTCTCTACGCCGTGACGTTGTTTCGTCATTCTCGGCATATTAACGCCCTTTGCTCCGAAGCGGTCTTTCATTGCCCATACCGCTTCAATGCGTATGCCGTTGACAACGACTTCCTGCGTTCAGAACAGGTCATCCGCTGGATTTCGCAACTGCGTGATGAACACTTGTTCTTTAACAAACCGGGAGGCTCTCTCTGGATGCACCGCGACACCCGGCTCGCCATCCAGCACTTTCTCGAACAACTTGATTTGTCGAGGTTTTCGGGAGAGACCCGCGAGGAGAAGGGGAACTCTCGGGCGCCACAGGGGAATCGAAATCTTACTTCGTTACGAGCACGATTGCACTTTTGGATTGGCGACTGGTATCAAAAGGCGTTTGCTTCCAGCGGCCACTTGACTCCGATCGTAGAATCGCTTCATCATCGTGTGATGGCCGCGACATATTCCCAGTTTGCGAGCTACAAAGGGAATCAAAATCATGTTGATGAGCGGCTGTGGGATGATGAAGAGAAACGGAGCCTCGTCCGCTATCGGGTGCTGCTTTTCGAGTCGTCGCTCGCAGATGCCCATAAGCTAGTCTACATGGCCTGGCGAGCATTGAAACTTTGGCAAGCCAGTTCGATCAAAGTCTCTTGGCTGGACGAGGCGCATCGCCAAGAGATCCAAGTCCAGCTCCAAGAGTCACAATTGTCGATTCTCGGCCTCCTTGAGAATATCGAAGATGCCGAGGAAGAGTGCGCTCAGCTTCGTTGTCGCTTGAAAAGGGCTGCCAAACGTTTTGACGATGGCTTGTACGCATTGGCTTCCGAGCTTCGGCTGGAAGGAGGAGGGACGGAGTCGCGAAGTACATCTCCCTTGGCGACTCCGGTGAATTCCTCCCTGCTCCCACAAGTCGAGAAAATCGAATCTTCCGGCATTCAACCCAAATGGGATCTGGTGCTAGATCATGGTTGGAGCGAGATCAACGATCCCATTTCGGCGTCGCAAAAATTTGAGGGCAAAATTAAAGAAGCGTTTGGGTGTCTGAACAATCAAGCTGACAAAGATGCTCTAGATATCTTGCAGGCGACCATCGATATCGCCCATGCCGCCGTGCAAACCTCCAGCGACCAATCGAACCAAGTCAACCCAGCAGTCAACAAACTGTCTGTTTGCAAAGCGAAATGGAAGGCCAATTTTGCTCAAGATCCCATGGCGCTTCATCATATGGTTTGGCTTCTTGGAGAGTATTCTTACTTGATGCTACGTCGGGCGAAGCTGCTTTATCACGCTAATGGTCGAATCCAAACGGAATACTGGATTCGGGCGACGATTGCTTGCAACCTAGGCGTCGATTTTTGCAAGCACCTTCCTCCCTGGCTCCATGCGTTCGACCTACATTCGAAGGTGAAGCTGCATACCTTGTATGCGGTGAATCTGGCGAACATTGGCCGCTTCTTCGAGGCTTCTCGCCATCTCAACGAGGCGCAAGCGCTGCTTAGCAAGCTTCCTAGCCGATCTGGCGCTGACTTGGCGGCCATACGTCTGCGCCGCGCGGAGGTTTTACTTACAGAATGCGTTTGGACGCGACCCTTCCTCAATCCGGAGGCGATCAATCCAAAAGCCGAAACGTCTAGCAGTCGCCAATTTCAAATTGTCACCTATGACAAGTTCGCCGAGCTACTCGGTGGTAGAAATTTGATATTGATTGACGGCGATCAGGCAGGGGGGGATTGGTCTGAATTGGTTGTCGAGAACGCGATCCAATATTTCAAAGAAAAATATCCGAACGAACCGATACGATTCGTCCCTGCGCGTATCGCAGAATGTCTGCGAAAGGATAGAAAGTATCGCACAAGTCCCGAAGACGTCACGGCTGCAAAAGGAGACAAAGATGCGATAATTCGCCATTATTCAAGCCTGATTGACGAAGCGGTTGCACTGTTAGAGCAGGCCGAAGAGTGCTTGAGCGGCGCTTCGCAAAGCTGTCTTTGGTGGAGTCGACTGCATACGCTTCGTCTACGGGCATATGGACTTCTTGAGCCGCTAGGAAAACGGGCAGCGGAAAGTATCCTTCTTCGAAAGCAATCGTCGGATCAAGGGATCTACGAAAGTTTCCAGGCGGCGTTGCGAATCGCACAGGCCAACCCGATTCGCATCTTTCGAACCATTCGGTATTTCTTTCACGCCAACAAGTGGCACATCGATTTTGAAAGCTCGTCTGGTCCGGGCGATTCGACGGAACCCCATACCAGGTTGCCGGATTCGTATTCACTCGCCAGGTCGGCGCTGGAACAGCTCGCAATTCAGGTCGATGTAGAATCCAATTACAAGTATCAACTTGCAGAAGCGCAGGGTACGCCGAAGAAAAAGAAGCTTGAAGATTTTCTTGCTCCTGACAATTCAAAATCAAGGAGAAGTAATAAGGAAAACAATACGCCTCCCCTCCACGTGGCGATCGTTAACCTGAAACGGGAATTTGCCGAATTTGAGCAGCAGTTCCAACGAAAGAAGTGA
- a CDS encoding GntR family transcriptional regulator, producing the protein MSISSPAHAATKAQRIFLDLRSKILSGEIESESRLTLRPLASDYESGINAVSEAIKALAAEGLVKLEGQAGARVIARDLKQIRGECILRIAIECESARRCAERADQSQLTILGNMAQQVDQLFEEGDKLKECRQADVRFHLTVAQFSGVPQLEDSLSPLLDRLVMLDQTEAQSDDHPGQKHLEVFDGLKTRKPQVAADAMRRHCEHSMNLSLALLY; encoded by the coding sequence ATGTCAATTTCGAGTCCCGCGCATGCTGCAACGAAAGCCCAACGTATCTTCCTCGATCTTCGCTCAAAGATCCTGTCGGGCGAAATTGAGTCAGAATCCCGACTGACCCTGCGCCCATTGGCCAGTGACTACGAAAGTGGAATCAACGCGGTGTCCGAAGCGATCAAGGCTTTAGCGGCGGAAGGACTTGTCAAACTGGAGGGCCAAGCAGGCGCCCGCGTAATCGCTCGAGACTTAAAACAGATTCGCGGCGAGTGCATCTTGCGAATTGCGATCGAATGCGAATCGGCGCGGCGTTGCGCCGAACGTGCTGATCAATCGCAATTGACTATCCTCGGCAATATGGCGCAACAAGTAGACCAGCTGTTTGAAGAGGGAGACAAATTAAAGGAATGCCGACAGGCCGATGTCCGTTTTCATTTGACGGTGGCTCAATTTTCCGGCGTACCGCAGCTTGAGGATTCGCTTTCGCCGCTGCTTGATCGCTTGGTCATGCTAGATCAGACCGAAGCTCAGTCCGACGATCACCCGGGCCAAAAACATCTGGAAGTATTTGACGGACTAAAAACTCGCAAGCCGCAGGTCGCTGCAGACGCGATGCGGCGTCATTGCGAACATTCGATGAATCTCTCACTCGCATTGCTGTACTAA